The nucleotide sequence ACGGCTTTTCTCATCGACGGTTTCAACTTTTACCACTCAATACAATATCTTAATAATAAGCTAAAATGGTTTGACTATTCAAGTTTCTGCAAGCACTTCATGCGGGAAGAAGACACGCTGCACAGTATCACCTATTTTACGGCCCTGGCCAATTGGCGCGAACGCGCTGTAAAGCGCCATAGCGTTTTTATAGAAGCGTGTGGGGTGATGGGCGTAAACGTAGTTCTTGGAAAATTTAAAGAAAAAACAGCCAGATGCCCATACTGTGAAAAAAATTTCACTAAGCATGAAGAAAAAGCCACTGATGTTAATATCGCGCTTTTTGCCTACAGGCTTGCGTCACAAGGTGTCGAAAAAGTTTTTTTAATCACTGGGGACACAGACATGATCCCAGCCATAAGATTAATTAAACAGGACTTTCCTCAAACAACCGTAGGGGTAATTTTCCCGTACCACAGATATACTGGTGAAATGAAAAAAGAAGCCCATCTAAGCTATAAAACTGACGATAACTCGCTAGAAAACTTTATTCTCCCGACAGTCCTTGTAAAGCCAAATGGCAAAAAGATAAGATGTCCAGCAGAATGGGCATAGCCCTGGCAATGATGAGCCACACGCACATTGCATCGCTAATATTATCCTCTTCCCCATGCCCACTCTCTTCGACCCACTTGCCCACTGGATGCCCCGCCAGTATGGCACCGAATGAAAAAGGGGGCAACTTTAGGGGCAACTTTTTTTATTGAATTACTTTTATGTTTATATTTAAGCGTGTTGTGTCTAATAAATGGCACTCGCTCCCGCACCACGTAAAATCAAGGGTTAGGGTTAATTCCCTAACCCTTTTGCTTGATTTTTCCGCACCATCTTGCACCAAATCCAAGGGCGGCATCAATTCGGCTGCTCTGGACTGCCCTTCAGGCGTAACATGGGCATATGTGGAGCAGTGCCAGAATGAGCTTGAGCGGGCCGTGGCGGCGCAGAACCCACAAGCGCAACCCTCAGTGATCTGGGGAGTCGCTGGGCAGAACTTTTGCGAAAAACAACCGGCGATGATCCCGGTTTGGTAAGAAAGTTTACACAGATGCACTAAGAAGGGGCAAAAAAGCTGCATCTGGGCAAATCGTCCCGAATCATCGTAGCCACTGTTTGATGTTGCGCGCTGCTTTTTCATGTAAGGAGGAGCGTGCCAGTTTAGATGGCTCCCATTTGCCATAGCCGCAAATACTGGTTGGTAAAGACTTGTTTGAGAGTTTTAATTGGGGCTGCTTGTGAAAAGTGTTTTTTTGCACTGTTGCAAAAAAACACTTTTTTAATTTATTTAATAAAATAAGATTATTACTAAAATTTTGTTGCAAAATTACAACATGGGAACGCTTTGGGGAAAAGTGAATATTGAGGGAAAATTTAAGTAAAATGTTTAAAAACATATAGTTAGCAGTAGTGGCACGAATGATGCTCATAGATGGGTATTGCGATGAATATCACAAGCATCTCGCTTGAATATACTCACCATCCAGGAGTTTAATCATGAGTCAGTGCGGTTGCTGCATGTCCCCCCAGGAAGAGCGCGTTGCCAATAAAAGCGTTGATCGCAAAGGGCGCGAACGTGTTTACGGCATTCTGGAACAAAACCAGTTCACCCTTCCCCATGTGGACGTTGAACGCGCCAAGTATTTCACCGAATCCATGCGCGGGACCGAAGGCGAACTGCTGACCCTGCGTTGGGCCAAGGCCCTGAAAAACGTGGCGGAAAAAATCACCGTCTACATCACCCCCAATCAGCTTATCGCTGGACGCGTGGGCAAGTTTGGGCGTTACGGCATCCTGTATCCTGAAATCGACGGCGACTTTTATCGCGAGGTGCTGGCCGACCTTGAGCACCGCGACAAAAGCCCCTTCCAGATTTCACAGGAAGACATCAAGGTTGTTATGGAAGAGATTGCCCCCTACTGGGAGGGCAAGACCTACCACGAGCACCTCAACAAAACCCTGCCAGCCGAAATACGCAACGTCACCTATGTGGACGAGCGCGGCCTCAAGTCCAAGTTTGTGGTGAGCGAAACCTCCTCGTACCGCTCGGCCCTGCAGTGGGTGCCGGACTACGAAAAGGTCATCAAGCGCGGCTTTCTCGACATTCAAAAAGAGGCCCGCGAAAAGCTGGCCACCCTCGATCTGACCAATTCCGTTGATCTGTGGGATAAAAAGCCCTTCCTCGAAGCCATGATCATCGTGTGCGACGCCATCATGATCTGGGCCAAGCGCCACGCCGATCTGGCCCGCGATCTGGCCGCCAAAGAGGCCAACGCCAAGCGCAAGGCCGAGCTGCTGCAGATTGCCGCAACCTGCGACCACGTGCCCGCGCATCCTGCCCGCAGCTTCCGCGAAGCGATGCAGTGCCAGTGGTTTGTGCAGATGTTCTCGCGCATTGAGCAAAAGGCCAGCGCCATTATTTCCAATGGTCGTATGGATCAGTACCTGTACCCCCTGTACAAAAAGGACATTGAGGAAGGCAAACTTACCCGCGAAGAAGCCAAGGAACTGCTTGAATGCATGTGGGTGGACATGGCCCAGTTTATCGACCTGTACATCAACCCTACGGGCGTTGAATTTCAGGAAGGCTACGCCCACTGGGAGGCCGTAACCATCGGCGGGCAGAC is from Desulfovibrio desulfuricans and encodes:
- a CDS encoding NYN domain-containing protein, whose translation is MHTAFLIDGFNFYHSIQYLNNKLKWFDYSSFCKHFMREEDTLHSITYFTALANWRERAVKRHSVFIEACGVMGVNVVLGKFKEKTARCPYCEKNFTKHEEKATDVNIALFAYRLASQGVEKVFLITGDTDMIPAIRLIKQDFPQTTVGVIFPYHRYTGEMKKEAHLSYKTDDNSLENFILPTVLVKPNGKKIRCPAEWA